GCATCGAAAGACATTGCGCCGCGCTTCTATGTTAGGGAAGCCGAGTTTTACAGCAATACTCACGCGAATTCGAGCGCGCGCGTAGCAAGCGCGACGACGCGCGGAATCGGCTTCTTGCCCTGCTCGCAATAGGCAACCATGCGGCGGCTAAAGACAAGATGCTCGCGCCCTTGTAGTCGAGGGTCATGGGGCGCACCCCGCGCTGCATAGGTGCTCCCGTCGTCGGACAGACTGGATTAGCCATTGTTTTGGTTCCCCGGGCGCTTTTCTGGATGCAACAGGAATATATTCGTCATACTAGGAATTAACAGGTTGCCTTTATTATCAGATGATGATAGGATAACAAACATGAACGAAGATGCCGAGCTTGAGCTGCTGCTGTCCTTAGATGGGGTGAGTTTTGAAGCGGCACAGGGCTACGTCGTCGAATTTATAGCACGACGCTTCAACCCGATGCCGGAACGCCCCCACGGGCTCAACTATTCATTGGTCTTTCGACCAAAGGAGGGAGAGCCGTTCGTGCGCTTTGACAACGCCCACGCGGTCGACCGGCCGGGTGGAAAATTCGTGAAAGGGCCGGTCGCGCACGATCACTGGCACCGGACCGCAGATGATCCAGGGCGGCCTTATAACTTCACGACGGCGGCGCAACTCCTCGAAGATTTCTGGCGCGAGGTAAAGCGCGTGATGGATGAAA
This Methylocystis iwaonis DNA region includes the following protein-coding sequences:
- a CDS encoding toxin-antitoxin system TumE family protein, translated to MNEDAELELLLSLDGVSFEAAQGYVVEFIARRFNPMPERPHGLNYSLVFRPKEGEPFVRFDNAHAVDRPGGKFVKGPVAHDHWHRTADDPGRPYNFTTAAQLLEDFWREVKRVMDERGIPNDL